A portion of the Oxynema aestuarii AP17 genome contains these proteins:
- a CDS encoding type I glyceraldehyde-3-phosphate dehydrogenase, which translates to MIRVAINGFGRIGRNFMRCWLTRTNSQLEIVGVNDTSDPRTNAHLLKYDSMLGKLDAEISADENSITVNGKTIKCVSDRNPLNLPWADWGVDLVIESTGVFVTEEGASKHLEAGAKKVLITAPGKGGKIGTFVMGVNHANYKHEDFNVVSNASCTTNCLAPVVKVIHDNFGIIKGTMTTTHSYTGDQRLLDASHRDVRRARAAAINIVPTSTGAAKAVSLVIPDMAGKLNGIAMRVPTPNVSVVDFVAQVEKKTFAEQVNEVLHEAANGSLNGILEYSDEPLVSSDYRGHDASSIVDSSLTMVMDGDLVKVVAWYDNEWGYSQRVVDLAELVAAKWSA; encoded by the coding sequence GTGATTAGAGTAGCGATCAACGGTTTTGGACGCATCGGACGCAACTTCATGCGCTGCTGGCTAACCAGAACCAACAGTCAACTAGAAATAGTTGGAGTGAACGATACCTCTGACCCCAGAACGAACGCCCATCTTTTGAAATACGATTCGATGCTGGGGAAATTGGATGCTGAAATCAGTGCCGATGAAAATTCCATCACCGTAAACGGCAAGACGATTAAATGCGTTTCCGATCGCAATCCATTAAACTTGCCCTGGGCTGACTGGGGAGTTGATTTGGTGATCGAATCGACTGGCGTTTTTGTGACCGAAGAGGGAGCCTCCAAACACTTAGAGGCAGGCGCCAAAAAAGTTCTGATTACAGCTCCCGGTAAAGGGGGTAAGATTGGCACCTTTGTCATGGGAGTCAACCACGCCAATTACAAGCACGAAGATTTCAACGTCGTCAGCAATGCAAGCTGTACGACGAACTGTTTGGCTCCGGTGGTTAAAGTCATTCATGACAACTTTGGCATCATCAAAGGGACGATGACCACCACCCACAGTTACACGGGCGACCAACGCTTGCTCGATGCCAGCCACCGCGACGTGCGACGCGCTCGTGCTGCCGCGATCAACATCGTTCCGACCTCCACGGGAGCTGCTAAAGCGGTCTCTCTCGTGATTCCAGATATGGCGGGCAAACTCAATGGGATTGCCATGCGCGTTCCTACCCCCAATGTTTCCGTGGTCGATTTCGTCGCTCAAGTTGAGAAAAAGACCTTTGCCGAGCAGGTCAACGAAGTCCTGCACGAAGCGGCAAACGGTTCGCTCAACGGAATTTTAGAATACAGCGACGAACCGTTAGTCTCTTCGGACTACCGGGGACACGATGCGTCTTCGATCGTCGATTCCAGCTTGACGATGGTCATGGATGGCGATCTGGTCAAAGTTGTGGCTTGGTACGATAACGAATGGGGTTACAGCCAACGGGTGGTTGACTTGGCCGAATTAGTGGCTGCAAAGTGGAGCGCTTAA
- a CDS encoding LmeA family phospholipid-binding protein — translation MEFLTIVLAGLLGLGSPVGTVFDTAAEKAVLSGLHSADNLTVRMDNSPNYLWFGGKIDRLRVAGRGLYLTPDLRIDTLELETDRLNVDLDRLREEGSESLPLFLREPLQGAVRLVLTEADLNRFIQSPAFLEQVGVVGEQIAEGTAAETQGDRYEVVNPRLDFLGNDRLAFQVEIRDRRDGESLQVRVNSGLAVISGHRLELVEPKISLGDRELPPKAIELIAKAVRERANLQQYEDRGLLARILEFSMTDEAIEIAGFIKIQDASAPISP, via the coding sequence ATGGAATTTCTCACAATCGTACTCGCCGGACTGCTCGGCCTCGGTTCGCCCGTCGGCACCGTGTTCGATACCGCCGCCGAGAAAGCCGTTCTTTCCGGCCTTCATTCTGCCGACAATTTGACCGTTCGCATGGACAATTCCCCCAACTATCTTTGGTTTGGGGGCAAGATCGATCGCCTGCGGGTGGCCGGGCGCGGATTATATCTCACGCCCGACTTGCGGATCGATACATTAGAGTTGGAAACCGATCGCCTCAACGTAGACCTCGATCGCCTGCGCGAAGAAGGAAGCGAATCGTTACCGCTCTTTTTGCGCGAACCCCTTCAAGGGGCCGTGCGTTTGGTGTTGACGGAAGCCGACCTCAATCGGTTTATTCAGTCCCCCGCCTTTCTCGAACAAGTTGGCGTCGTCGGCGAACAGATCGCCGAAGGAACTGCCGCCGAAACCCAGGGCGATCGTTATGAAGTCGTCAACCCGCGATTGGACTTCCTCGGCAACGATCGCCTCGCCTTCCAAGTCGAAATCCGCGATCGTCGCGATGGGGAAAGTTTGCAAGTTCGGGTTAATTCCGGTTTAGCCGTAATTTCCGGACATCGCCTCGAACTGGTCGAACCCAAGATCTCACTCGGCGATCGCGAATTACCCCCGAAGGCGATCGAATTGATTGCCAAAGCGGTTAGAGAACGGGCCAACTTGCAACAATATGAAGACCGGGGCTTACTCGCCCGGATTTTAGAATTTTCGATGACCGACGAGGCGATCGAAATCGCGGGATTTATCAAAATTCAGGATGCCAGTGCGCCCATTTCGCCGTGA
- the nadD gene encoding nicotinate (nicotinamide) nucleotide adenylyltransferase produces MQKIGIFGGTFDPVHRGHEILAEAAFSQGQLDLVLWLPDRRPPHPLKASPSAYEHRCKMVELAIADRREFALFCDPNQPSASRSYAINTFLTLCRAYPDTQWSWILGADAFAKLPQWYRVQDLVDACRWLVAPRPVIGDRPQNSPDPTTGLAERVAAEFSRLGQTLHWQILDLPGIPLSSTAIRRSRRQGNWPCEGLADAVRIYIESHNLYRH; encoded by the coding sequence ATGCAAAAAATAGGTATTTTCGGCGGCACCTTCGATCCCGTCCATCGGGGTCACGAGATCCTTGCCGAGGCAGCATTCAGCCAAGGTCAACTCGATTTAGTCTTGTGGTTACCCGATCGCCGTCCGCCCCATCCGCTCAAAGCCTCACCATCGGCTTACGAACATCGTTGCAAGATGGTCGAATTGGCGATCGCCGATCGTCGTGAATTTGCCCTATTTTGCGATCCGAATCAGCCGAGTGCTTCCCGCTCTTATGCCATTAACACCTTTCTCACCCTCTGCCGAGCCTATCCGGATACCCAGTGGAGTTGGATTCTCGGCGCCGATGCTTTTGCCAAGTTGCCCCAATGGTACCGCGTCCAGGACCTCGTTGATGCCTGTCGCTGGTTGGTCGCACCGCGCCCCGTCATCGGCGATCGTCCGCAGAACTCCCCCGATCCCACGACCGGTCTCGCCGAACGGGTGGCCGCCGAATTTAGCCGCCTCGGCCAGACCCTTCACTGGCAAATTTTAGACTTACCCGGAATCCCCCTTTCATCCACTGCAATTCGCCGATCGCGGCGCCAAGGGAATTGGCCGTGCGAGGGTCTGGCCGACGCCGTTAGAATCTATATTGAAAGTCACAATCTCTACCGCCATTGA
- a CDS encoding peptidylprolyl isomerase, with amino-acid sequence MLLWSKKIKNLLRTWLTTSVVLLLMVSLSLGLSSAWWDLSGGDSGRTSRLAQGDAITDAKALLRYALPIDNDTIRDIQQNLEDISYQLRGKRWGPISSDLRRISMALDTRASDILASIPEDRQAQAKPLVEQLRQGLGDLETAVEAKDRPATQEVRDRLLATVGQLEQMMVTGFPFEVPEEYANLPQLKGRATVEIETDRGPVTVVVDGYSAPVTAGNFIDLVQRGFYDGLEFIRSEGNYVLQTGDPPGPDEGFIDPKTGEYRNIPLEILVRGDEKPTYGITLEQAGRYQEDPVLPFSAYGAVAMARPEIDPDGGSSQFFFLLFDRELTPPGFNLLDGRYSVFGYVVEGEDILEELKQGNKIISAKAIEGSENLVEP; translated from the coding sequence ATGCTTCTTTGGAGCAAAAAAATAAAAAATTTACTACGGACTTGGCTGACAACCTCAGTCGTACTCCTGCTGATGGTCAGTCTCTCCCTCGGACTGAGTTCGGCATGGTGGGACTTATCCGGAGGCGATTCCGGACGCACCAGCCGCCTCGCTCAAGGAGATGCGATCACCGATGCAAAAGCGCTCTTGCGCTACGCTTTACCCATCGATAACGATACGATCCGCGACATCCAACAAAACCTCGAAGATATTTCCTATCAACTGCGCGGCAAACGTTGGGGGCCGATTTCCTCCGATCTCCGTCGGATCTCGATGGCCCTCGATACCCGCGCCTCCGATATCCTCGCCAGCATTCCCGAAGACCGACAAGCTCAAGCCAAACCCCTCGTCGAACAACTCCGTCAGGGACTCGGCGACCTCGAAACGGCTGTCGAGGCTAAAGATCGACCCGCTACTCAAGAAGTGCGCGATCGCCTCCTCGCCACCGTCGGTCAACTCGAACAGATGATGGTCACCGGCTTTCCTTTTGAAGTTCCCGAAGAATACGCCAATCTTCCCCAACTCAAAGGTCGCGCCACCGTGGAGATCGAAACCGATCGAGGTCCGGTTACCGTCGTCGTTGACGGCTACAGCGCCCCCGTTACCGCCGGAAACTTTATCGATCTCGTCCAACGTGGCTTTTACGACGGTCTCGAATTTATTCGCTCGGAAGGCAACTACGTCCTGCAAACGGGCGATCCCCCCGGTCCCGACGAGGGCTTTATCGATCCCAAAACCGGTGAATATCGCAATATTCCTTTAGAAATTTTAGTCCGAGGTGACGAAAAACCCACCTACGGAATCACTTTAGAACAAGCAGGTCGCTATCAAGAAGATCCCGTCTTACCTTTCTCCGCTTATGGCGCCGTCGCAATGGCTCGACCGGAAATCGATCCCGATGGCGGTTCTTCCCAATTCTTCTTCTTGTTGTTCGATCGCGAACTCACCCCTCCCGGCTTCAACCTCTTGGACGGTCGTTATTCCGTTTTCGGTTATGTCGTCGAAGGTGAAGACATTTTAGAAGAACTCAAGCAAGGAAATAAAATTATTTCAGCTAAAGCGATCGAAGGATCTGAAAACTTGGTTGAACCCTAA
- the thiL gene encoding thiamine-phosphate kinase, with protein sequence MANDDRSVRRVRDLGEQGILQCLYQFCPADLVGDDAATIALTPDLGDSLVVTTDVLVDGVHFSDRTTSPEDAGWRAVAANLSDLAAMGATPIAITVGLALTGETRLCWVEGLYRGMVACLDRYRTAIAGGDVCRSSVNTVSITAFGRADGARIWRRDAARPGDAIVVTGWHGASRAGLELLLDPDRGKALSADDRADLIRAHQRPKPRLDVREALRGAIAENENDSQTRSYAAMDSSDGLADAIVQIARASGVGARLERSQLPQPDSLGQLATPEQALNWVLYGGEDFELVLCLPPAIARSLLSRLNAEARIVGEVTREPGVYLTGTPGSCREQQLSLKKGFQHF encoded by the coding sequence ATGGCGAATGACGATCGCAGCGTCCGGCGAGTGCGCGATCTCGGCGAACAGGGAATTTTACAGTGTTTGTATCAATTTTGTCCGGCGGATTTAGTCGGTGACGATGCGGCGACGATCGCCCTGACCCCAGACTTGGGGGATTCCCTCGTGGTCACCACCGACGTACTCGTCGATGGGGTTCATTTCAGCGATCGCACCACTTCCCCGGAAGATGCGGGATGGCGCGCCGTCGCCGCCAACTTATCCGATTTAGCGGCAATGGGGGCCACTCCGATCGCGATTACCGTCGGTCTCGCCCTCACGGGAGAAACCCGCCTCTGCTGGGTCGAAGGACTGTATCGGGGGATGGTCGCTTGTCTCGATCGCTATCGGACCGCGATCGCCGGAGGGGATGTCTGTCGTTCCTCAGTCAATACGGTCTCGATTACGGCATTCGGTCGGGCCGATGGCGCACGGATCTGGCGGCGGGACGCGGCCCGTCCCGGGGATGCGATCGTAGTGACAGGGTGGCACGGCGCCTCGCGGGCGGGTTTGGAACTGCTCCTCGATCCCGACCGGGGAAAGGCTTTGAGTGCGGACGATCGCGCCGATTTGATTCGAGCGCACCAGCGACCGAAACCGCGTCTCGACGTTCGGGAAGCTTTACGGGGGGCGATCGCCGAAAACGAGAACGACAGCCAGACCCGAAGTTATGCGGCGATGGATAGCAGCGACGGGTTAGCCGATGCGATCGTGCAAATTGCGCGAGCGAGTGGGGTGGGCGCCCGGTTGGAGCGGTCGCAACTGCCCCAACCCGACAGTCTCGGCCAACTGGCGACTCCGGAACAGGCCCTCAACTGGGTGCTTTACGGTGGCGAAGACTTCGAGCTCGTCCTTTGTCTGCCCCCGGCGATCGCGCGATCGCTCCTCTCTCGTCTCAATGCCGAAGCGCGAATCGTCGGTGAAGTCACTCGGGAACCTGGAGTTTACTTAACCGGGACTCCTGGAAGCTGTCGCGAACAACAACTGAGCCTCAAGAAAGGATTCCAACATTTTTAG
- a CDS encoding GerMN domain-containing protein, whose product MQNQPNTRRVPVGIVALGATVAIAAGGATAWWVFKSQPSATPDPSPTATVAPQTETPATLPTEAQKVEIYLLEDTGTEFKLESTPVSVEASAEPDALLRAAFERLFSQSGEVRGFSAIPPETKLLDVSVKENGVFVDLSAEFTSGGGSSSMMGRLGQIVYTATSLNPNAPVWISVGGEPLELLGGEGLEVPQPITREIFDREFSL is encoded by the coding sequence ATGCAAAACCAACCAAACACGCGCCGCGTTCCCGTCGGGATTGTCGCCCTCGGTGCCACTGTCGCGATCGCGGCAGGGGGTGCTACGGCTTGGTGGGTTTTCAAATCCCAACCCTCTGCAACCCCCGACCCCAGTCCCACCGCCACCGTCGCACCCCAAACCGAGACCCCCGCGACCCTACCGACTGAAGCGCAAAAGGTAGAAATTTACTTGCTCGAAGATACGGGAACCGAGTTCAAGCTCGAATCGACCCCAGTTTCCGTAGAAGCATCTGCCGAACCCGACGCCTTGTTGAGAGCCGCTTTCGAGCGTTTATTTTCTCAATCCGGTGAAGTTCGAGGGTTCAGCGCCATCCCGCCGGAAACGAAGTTACTCGACGTTAGCGTTAAAGAAAACGGAGTCTTCGTCGATTTGTCTGCTGAATTTACCAGTGGGGGCGGCAGTAGTTCGATGATGGGGCGCTTGGGACAAATTGTTTACACGGCCACCAGTTTAAATCCCAATGCTCCCGTGTGGATTTCTGTCGGCGGAGAACCGTTAGAATTGCTCGGCGGTGAAGGGTTGGAAGTTCCCCAACCGATTACCCGGGAGATTTTCGATCGAGAATTTTCGCTGTAA
- a CDS encoding ArsR/SmtB family transcription factor, with protein sequence MKIAQPVPQEVVQYVADYFSILSEPMRLKLLNLLRDGEKCVQELVEATDTSQANVSKHLKVMLQAGILSRRSEGTSAYYRVEDPLIFDLCNLVCDRLAARIEEQARQFRALSFTSKK encoded by the coding sequence ATGAAAATCGCGCAACCTGTCCCCCAAGAAGTCGTACAGTACGTTGCGGACTACTTTAGTATCTTGAGCGAGCCGATGCGCTTAAAGCTCTTAAATCTCTTACGTGACGGTGAAAAATGCGTTCAAGAACTCGTCGAAGCGACCGATACCAGTCAGGCGAATGTCTCCAAACACCTCAAAGTGATGTTGCAAGCGGGGATCCTCAGCCGTCGGAGTGAAGGCACTTCTGCTTACTACCGCGTCGAGGATCCCCTAATTTTTGACCTGTGTAACTTGGTGTGCGATCGCCTCGCCGCCCGCATCGAAGAACAAGCCCGCCAATTCCGGGCCTTAAGTTTCACGAGCAAAAAGTAA
- the murC gene encoding UDP-N-acetylmuramate--L-alanine ligase, producing MPSSVDFSGRPFHFIGIGGIGMSALAYILAKRQVPVYGSDLRSSHITQRLQDNGAHIFWRQDASNLLFFEKLNGEQPEPARVNGGGIPDTRARQRSTPQSVNGQSPSNSASLLPQVVCSTAIDANNSEYRAALDLGCPIFHRSDLLAALIDDYDSIAVAGTHGKTTTSSLIGHLLLQCGLDPTIVVGGEVKTWEGNARLGHSPYLVAEADESDGSLAKLSAKFGIVTNIELDHPDHYQSLDQVVEIFKVFKRRCEVSIGCIDCPTVRDQLQPSVSYSLNLDSGADYTVDCIAYRADGTTARVWERGEILGQLSLPLLGHHNLSNALAAVALGRLLGLEFSQIAAAIATFAGAARRFELKGEYNGIQFVDDYAHHPSEIRATLNAAKLQTKSLSSGDRQRTVAVFQPHRYSRTQKFLSEFASAFEDADLVVVTDIYSAGEAKIEGIDGVRIAEAIAEHHPRVHYQENLDAVRQFLCEMLLPGDLVLFLGAGNLNQIVPEVMAFYQETEREGLQATRHRA from the coding sequence ATGCCGAGTTCTGTTGATTTTAGCGGTAGACCTTTCCATTTCATTGGAATTGGTGGCATAGGAATGTCAGCCCTCGCCTATATTTTAGCGAAGCGTCAGGTTCCCGTATATGGCTCGGATTTGCGATCGAGTCATATCACCCAGCGCTTGCAAGACAATGGCGCTCATATTTTTTGGCGACAAGATGCAAGCAATTTATTATTCTTCGAGAAACTAAATGGAGAACAGCCGGAACCCGCCCGGGTCAACGGAGGGGGCATTCCGGATACCCGTGCGCGTCAACGCTCCACCCCACAATCCGTCAACGGTCAGTCCCCGTCTAACTCGGCTTCTTTACTGCCACAAGTCGTCTGTTCGACGGCAATCGACGCCAACAACAGCGAGTATCGAGCTGCCTTAGACTTAGGCTGTCCGATTTTCCATCGCTCCGACTTGTTAGCCGCCTTGATCGACGATTACGACAGCATTGCCGTTGCCGGAACCCACGGTAAAACGACGACGAGTTCGCTCATCGGTCACCTGCTCCTTCAGTGCGGACTCGATCCGACGATTGTGGTCGGGGGTGAAGTGAAAACCTGGGAAGGCAATGCTCGCTTGGGACACAGCCCGTATTTAGTTGCCGAAGCCGACGAATCGGACGGTTCGTTGGCCAAGTTGTCGGCGAAATTCGGGATCGTCACCAATATCGAACTCGACCATCCCGACCACTATCAAAGTCTCGATCAAGTGGTCGAGATTTTTAAAGTGTTTAAAAGGCGCTGTGAAGTTTCGATCGGTTGTATCGATTGTCCGACGGTTCGCGACCAGCTCCAACCGTCAGTGAGTTACAGCCTCAATTTGGATTCGGGCGCGGATTACACTGTCGATTGCATCGCTTATCGAGCCGACGGAACTACCGCTCGGGTTTGGGAACGAGGTGAAATTCTCGGCCAACTTTCCTTACCGTTGTTGGGACACCATAACTTGAGTAATGCGTTGGCGGCGGTAGCGCTCGGACGTTTGTTAGGATTGGAGTTTTCTCAGATTGCGGCGGCGATCGCGACTTTTGCCGGGGCCGCTCGTCGTTTCGAGTTGAAAGGCGAATATAACGGCATTCAGTTCGTAGACGACTACGCGCACCACCCCAGCGAAATCCGCGCTACACTCAATGCGGCTAAACTACAGACTAAAAGTTTGTCCTCGGGCGATCGCCAACGCACGGTTGCCGTGTTTCAACCTCATCGTTACAGTCGCACTCAGAAATTCTTATCGGAATTTGCCAGTGCCTTTGAGGATGCCGATTTGGTCGTGGTTACCGATATTTACAGTGCGGGGGAAGCCAAAATTGAAGGCATCGATGGGGTAAGAATTGCCGAGGCGATCGCCGAACATCATCCTCGGGTGCATTATCAAGAAAACCTCGATGCAGTTCGTCAGTTTTTGTGTGAAATGTTACTTCCTGGGGATTTGGTCTTGTTTCTGGGAGCGGGGAATCTCAACCAGATCGTCCCGGAGGTCATGGCATTCTACCAAGAGACGGAGCGAGAAGGTTTGCAAGCCACGCGCCATCGCGCCTAA
- the efp gene encoding elongation factor P yields MISSNDFRTGVTIELDGAVWRVVEFLHVKPGKGSAFVRTKLKNVQSGSVVERTFRAGETVPQATLEKRTMQYTYKDADQFVFMDMETFEETRLQTEQIGDRVKYLKEGMDVNVVRWESQVLEVELPNSVVLEVTETEPGVKGDTATGGNKPAIVETGAQVMVPLFISIGERIKIDTRNDTYLGRE; encoded by the coding sequence ATGATTTCGAGTAATGACTTTCGCACTGGGGTCACGATTGAATTAGATGGTGCGGTCTGGCGGGTAGTTGAATTCCTTCACGTCAAACCCGGAAAAGGTTCTGCTTTCGTGCGCACGAAACTCAAAAATGTGCAAAGCGGGAGCGTTGTCGAGCGCACGTTCCGAGCTGGGGAAACCGTTCCTCAAGCGACGCTAGAAAAGCGCACGATGCAATACACCTATAAAGACGCGGATCAGTTCGTCTTTATGGATATGGAAACGTTTGAGGAAACGCGCCTGCAAACCGAGCAAATCGGCGATCGCGTGAAGTATCTCAAGGAAGGGATGGACGTCAATGTCGTCCGTTGGGAAAGCCAGGTGCTGGAAGTCGAACTTCCGAATTCGGTGGTTTTGGAGGTGACCGAAACCGAACCCGGAGTTAAAGGCGATACAGCGACTGGCGGCAACAAACCCGCGATCGTCGAAACAGGCGCCCAGGTGATGGTTCCCCTGTTTATTTCGATTGGAGAACGTATCAAAATCGATACTCGCAACGACACTTATCTAGGTCGCGAATAA
- the accB gene encoding acetyl-CoA carboxylase biotin carboxyl carrier protein, which translates to MVFDFSQLCELLATVDRTDISELILKSDDFELTVRKGPLGGTVAATGAPTPAVEVSGLATGEGTPSAPVAPVPAPPAAPAPTPSPTPASPPPTPNDRQWVEIASPMVGTFYRAPAPDEPPFVSVGDRISVGQSVCIIEAMKLMNELEAEVSGQVMEILVENGESVEYGQVLMRVNPEG; encoded by the coding sequence GTGGTATTTGACTTCAGTCAACTGTGCGAACTGCTCGCAACGGTCGATCGGACCGATATTTCCGAACTGATTTTAAAAAGTGATGATTTTGAGCTGACCGTGCGTAAAGGCCCCCTCGGGGGAACGGTTGCCGCTACGGGGGCGCCTACTCCGGCGGTGGAGGTCTCCGGATTGGCGACGGGTGAAGGTACGCCGAGCGCTCCCGTAGCGCCCGTCCCCGCGCCTCCCGCCGCGCCTGCGCCCACTCCGTCGCCGACTCCCGCTTCGCCGCCGCCGACGCCGAACGATCGCCAGTGGGTGGAGATTGCTTCGCCGATGGTGGGTACGTTTTATCGCGCCCCCGCACCGGACGAACCGCCGTTTGTGTCGGTGGGCGATCGCATCAGTGTCGGTCAAAGCGTCTGTATTATCGAGGCGATGAAACTGATGAACGAACTGGAAGCGGAGGTCTCCGGACAGGTGATGGAAATCTTAGTCGAAAATGGAGAATCCGTCGAATACGGTCAAGTGTTGATGCGGGTCAATCCGGAGGGCTAA
- a CDS encoding RNA-guided endonuclease InsQ/TnpB family protein: protein MLVLTYSYRIYPDLEQELQMLNWLETCRQVYNYAVGERKDWIDSRKCSVNACTLQKEYNYYRQKKALTEAKKTNPELKAVHSQVLQDVMGRVDAAFVAFHQKRTGFPRFKKFGRMRSFLFPQIKGEAIDGNSIKLPKIGQVPINLHRPIPEGFDLKAVRVVRKHSGWYVMLILKANVDVPDIPPEGHALGLDVGLEYFLSTSDGEQVSRPRFFNKLHRKLKSLQRRLKGKQKGSKNWLKLIERIGRVHENIANYRLDWQFKLAHHLCDRAGIIFVEDLDFRTLAKGFLGKQMVDAGLGQFVNIVLPWVCWKRGVYYSKVNPRGTSQECPECGAQVRKELKDRIHHCGECGSIKPRDVASAQVIRNRGLSVVGLTADEIACGRVLSGALPRQDRTKQVVAGAIQ, encoded by the coding sequence ATGCTTGTATTGACCTACTCATACCGGATTTACCCAGATCTCGAACAAGAACTCCAGATGCTGAATTGGCTGGAGACTTGCCGCCAGGTTTACAACTATGCGGTCGGGGAGCGCAAGGACTGGATCGACAGTCGGAAGTGCTCGGTCAATGCTTGCACTCTCCAGAAGGAGTACAATTACTACCGTCAGAAGAAGGCGTTAACTGAAGCTAAGAAAACCAATCCTGAACTCAAAGCGGTTCATTCTCAGGTGCTTCAGGATGTCATGGGGAGGGTTGATGCTGCTTTCGTCGCCTTCCACCAAAAGCGAACTGGGTTTCCTCGGTTCAAGAAATTTGGTCGGATGCGGTCATTTCTGTTTCCGCAGATCAAAGGTGAGGCGATTGATGGCAACAGCATTAAGCTGCCAAAGATCGGGCAGGTGCCTATCAACTTGCATCGCCCCATCCCAGAGGGCTTCGATCTGAAAGCTGTTCGGGTCGTGCGGAAGCATTCAGGCTGGTACGTCATGCTGATTCTAAAAGCCAACGTTGATGTACCCGACATCCCGCCAGAAGGTCATGCCCTGGGGCTGGATGTGGGTCTGGAGTATTTTCTATCCACCTCTGATGGCGAGCAGGTTTCTCGTCCTCGTTTCTTCAATAAGCTGCACCGCAAGCTGAAATCGCTGCAACGTAGGCTAAAAGGGAAGCAGAAGGGGTCGAAAAACTGGCTCAAGTTAATCGAGCGGATCGGTCGAGTTCACGAAAATATTGCGAATTACCGTCTGGACTGGCAGTTTAAGCTGGCTCATCATCTCTGCGATCGAGCCGGGATAATATTTGTTGAAGACTTGGACTTCAGGACACTCGCTAAGGGCTTCCTTGGCAAACAGATGGTTGATGCTGGCTTGGGTCAGTTCGTCAACATTGTGCTGCCGTGGGTGTGCTGGAAGCGTGGTGTCTACTACAGCAAGGTCAACCCTAGAGGCACCAGCCAGGAATGCCCTGAGTGTGGGGCTCAAGTCCGCAAGGAACTAAAAGACCGCATTCACCATTGCGGTGAATGCGGTTCCATCAAGCCCAGAGATGTTGCCAGCGCTCAAGTTATTCGCAATCGTGGCCTCTCAGTCGTGGGTCTCACGGCTGATGAAATCGCCTGTGGACGGGTTCTGTCGGGGGCATTGCCTAGACAAGACCGAACGAAGCAGGTAGTCGCTGGAGCGATCCAGTGA